The following are encoded together in the Bradyrhizobium sp. CCGUVB1N3 genome:
- a CDS encoding glycerol-3-phosphate dehydrogenase, with product MADYDLAIIGGGLNGVSIARDAAGRGLRVILFEQGDLGGAASSATPHLIHGDLSVLERRGFRRVRRALAERKVWLAIAPHLVRPMCFVIPAHSDERPPWLLRAGLLLYDRLAGRGGLPPSATIDITHHPVGNALRRPFGTAFEYSDCVVDDSRLTVLTALDAAERGAVIRTGARCVRADRTDIWRLAVVDRGHRRVITTRALANTAGGWSVSVAETVLRQPPPRAGAAAQISQIVVPRLFESDNVYVFQNSDGRLIFASPFERDFTLIGTVTHAFTGDPAIVAMPATDVTYLCEAASRYFREPVVPVDVVRTLSGANLAPEASRWRDGALAFHARRRKAPLLTMFGGDVTTVRWRAERAVTRLTPFYPMSRPWTAAVALPGGDFPWQSFEAEVDAARDRWRFLTEAQAQRLVGAYGSRLSAVLGEATSRAELGPAFGPELTAAEVRYLMHTEWARFPDDILWRRSKLGLTMPPADRDALAAFMANAI from the coding sequence ATGGCGGATTACGACCTAGCGATCATCGGCGGTGGCCTGAACGGCGTCAGCATCGCGCGCGACGCTGCCGGACGCGGGCTGCGGGTCATTTTGTTCGAACAGGGCGATCTCGGCGGCGCGGCCTCCTCGGCGACGCCGCATTTGATCCATGGCGATCTCTCGGTGCTGGAGCGTCGCGGCTTCCGTCGCGTGCGCCGGGCGCTGGCCGAGCGCAAGGTGTGGCTCGCGATCGCCCCGCATCTGGTTCGTCCGATGTGCTTCGTGATCCCTGCCCATTCCGACGAACGTCCGCCCTGGCTCCTGCGCGCCGGTCTCCTGCTCTACGACCGCCTTGCAGGACGCGGCGGCTTGCCGCCGTCCGCGACCATCGACATCACGCATCATCCCGTTGGCAACGCGTTGAGACGGCCGTTCGGCACCGCTTTTGAATATTCGGACTGCGTCGTCGATGATTCCAGGCTCACGGTACTGACCGCGCTGGATGCGGCAGAACGCGGCGCGGTGATCCGCACCGGCGCGCGCTGTGTGCGGGCCGATCGCACCGATATCTGGCGGCTCGCCGTCGTCGATCGCGGCCATCGCAGGGTCATCACGACCCGCGCGCTGGCAAACACGGCCGGCGGATGGAGCGTGAGCGTCGCCGAGACCGTGCTCCGACAGCCGCCACCGCGCGCCGGCGCTGCCGCGCAGATCAGCCAGATCGTCGTGCCGCGGCTGTTCGAGTCCGACAATGTCTACGTCTTCCAGAACAGCGATGGCCGGCTGATTTTCGCCAGCCCTTTCGAGCGTGATTTTACCCTGATCGGCACCGTGACGCATGCCTTCACGGGCGATCCTGCGATCGTCGCCATGCCGGCCACGGACGTGACCTATCTCTGCGAGGCCGCCAGCCGCTATTTCCGCGAGCCCGTTGTGCCAGTCGATGTGGTGCGGACGCTGTCGGGCGCCAATCTGGCGCCCGAAGCGTCGCGCTGGCGGGATGGCGCGCTCGCATTCCACGCGCGGCGGCGCAAGGCGCCGCTGCTCACGATGTTCGGCGGTGACGTCACGACCGTGCGGTGGCGCGCGGAGCGAGCGGTGACCAGGCTGACGCCGTTCTATCCGATGTCGCGGCCCTGGACGGCGGCGGTAGCGCTTCCGGGCGGGGACTTTCCCTGGCAGAGCTTCGAGGCGGAAGTCGATGCCGCGCGCGACCGCTGGCGCTTTCTCACCGAGGCGCAGGCGCAACGCCTGGTCGGTGCCTACGGCTCGCGGCTATCGGCCGTGCTGGGCGAGGCGACGAGTCGTGCCGAGCTGGGGCCGGCTTTCGGTCCCGAACTAACGGCAGCCGAGGTGCGCTACCTCATGCACACCGAATGGGCCCGCTTCCCCGACGACATCCTGTGGCGCCGCTCCAAGCTCGGCCTGACCATGCCGCCCGCCGATCGCGATGCGCTGGCCGCGTTCATGGCGAATGCGATCTAG